A window from Triticum aestivum cultivar Chinese Spring chromosome 6D, IWGSC CS RefSeq v2.1, whole genome shotgun sequence encodes these proteins:
- the LOC123142551 gene encoding ATP-dependent RNA helicase DEAH13-like translates to MFSSYGEDEMDDGLNVDSSDAEIESETDTDSDDEDSAAHETTEDGPVLSFLKHAESSSVLKASFKAISGISGESEAAEEFSNVTIAEKSNPSNPSFSKHTEPTSVSHGRLHVLPLYAMQPASQQLRVFRDIPEGERLVVVATNVAETSLTIPGITYVVDTGKEKVKNYDHATGMASYEVQWISKASASQRAGRAGRTGPGHCYRLYSGAAYGKDDLFPEFSEPEIKKMPVDGLVLMLKFMKIDKVENFPFPTPPNNESLVEAKRCLKTLEALDSKEKLTSMGKAMAQYPMSPRHSRLLLTIIKILKSQQGYARSNFILGYATAAASALSYANPFLIQGDTSRESNQDGPDPEHKDQNERKRQKKLKAMVREARRDFSIPSSDALTISHALRSFECSRNPVEFCREYSLHLKTMEEMSKLRKHLLRLIFHHSKFCDEFAWNYGGSQDVEQAWRSGTDKKPMLNEEELLGQGICAGWADRVAKKINTFSGLSKEDRKVRAGRYQSCILDDTIYLHRSSSVARTSPKFVVYSELLNTKRSYMHGVTSIKPGWLFKYASSLCTFSAPLEDPKPYYKPQNDQVYCYVSPVFSRHNWQLPLHSLPIEDPTRRLQVFAWALLKGDVLPCLRVVQKFLALSPSAVLGPASQRRVGDLLSRMNIGGKLKDSRRALRDAWSSDPDFLYPEIQAWIQDKYQSQFEAIWEQMHQEVQLEGHELFPKRFKKVEG, encoded by the exons ATGTTTTCCTCATATGGTGAAGATGAAATGGATGATGGACTAAATGTCGATTCTTCTGATGCTGAAATAGAGAGTGAGACTGACACTGACAGTGATGATGAGGATTCCGCTGCACATGAAACCACAGAAGATGGACCAGTGTTATCATTTTTGAAACATGCTGAGAGTTCATCTGTACTGAAGGCATCCTTTAAAGCTATATCAGGTATATCAGGAGAATCGGAAGCTGCTGAGGAATTCAGCAATGTGACAATTGCGGAAAAGTCAAACCCTTCTAATCCTTCTTTCAGTAAACATACAGAACCTACATCTGTTTCACACGGTAGGCTTCATGTTTTACCACTTTATGCAATGCAACCAGCTTCGCAGCAGCTCAGAGTGTTTCGCGATATTCCTGAAGGGGAAAGATTAGTTGTTGTGGCAACTAATGTTGCAGAAACCTCTTTAACAATTCCTGGTATAACATATGTGGTTGATACTGGAAAAGAAAAGGTTAAGAACTATGATCATGCTACGGGGATGGCAAGTTATGAAGTCCAGTGGATAAGCAAGGCTTCAGCATCCCAACGTGCTGGGAGAGCTGGAAGAACTGGGCCTGGGCACTGTTACCGTCTCTACTCAGGTGCAGCATATGGTAAAGATGATTTATTTCCTGAGTTCTCTGAGCCAGAGATCAAGAAAATGCCAGTTGATGGCCTTGTGCTTATGCTCAAGTTTATGAAAATTGATAAG GTTGAAAACTTTCCTTTCCCTACGCCTCCTAACAATGAAAGTTTGGTTGAAGCCAAGCGTTGCTTGAAGACATTAGAAGCACTTGACAGCAAAGAAAAACTTACATCAATGGGAAAGGCTATGGCGCAATACCCCATGAGCCCACGACATTCGCGTCTTCTTCTGACAATAATTAAAATTTTGAAGAGCCAGCAAGGCTATGCCAGATCTAACTTCATACTGGGATATGCAACTGCTGCTGCATCAGCTTTGAGTTATGCAAATCCTTTTCTCATTCAGGGAGACACTAGTAGAGAATCAAACCAGGATGGCCCGGATCCAGAACATAAGGATcaaaatgaaagaaagagacaGAAGAAACTCAAGGCCATGGTTCGAGAGGCACGCAGAGATTTTTCCATCCCTAGTAGTGATGCTTTAACCATTTCTCATGCTTTGCGGTCATTTGAGTGTTCAAGGAACCCAGTGGAATTCTGCAGAGAGTACTCACTTCACCTCAAAACAATGGAAGAGATGTCAAAATTGAGAAAGCATCTTCTTCGATTAATATTTCACCATAGCAAATTTTGTGATGAATTTGCTTGGAATTATGGAGGTTCTCAGGATGTTGAACAGGCCTGGAGGAGTGGAACCGACAAAAAACCAATGCTGAATGAAGAGGAACTTCTTGGGCAAGGAATATGTGCTGGGTGGGCCGATAGGGTTGCAAAGAAGATTAACACTTTTTCTGGATTGTCGAAAGAGGATCGAAAGGTTCGAGCTGGACGTTATCAATCTTGCATCCTCGATGATACAATATATCTCCACCGATCATCTTCTGTTGCCCGAACTTCACCAAAGTTTGTAGTTTACTCGGAACTACTAAATACAAAGAGATCGTACATGCATGGTGTGACCAGTATAAAGCCTGGATGGCTTTTCAAATATGCTAGTTCTCTCTGCACCTTCTCAGCGCCACTGGAAGATCCAAAACCCTATTACAAGCCTCAGAATGACCAGGTCTACTGTTATGTTAGTCCCGTCTTTTCTAGACATAATTGGCAGCTTCCGCTGCACAGTTTACCCATCGAAGACCCCACCAGGCGGTTGCAGGTATTTGCATGGGCTTTGCTGAAAGGGGATGTCTTGCCATGTCTAAGGGTGGTTCAAAAGTTCTTGGCTCTGTCACCATCTGCTGTCCTTGGGCCAGCCAGCCAAAGAAGAGTTGGAGATCTTCTTAGCAGGATGAACATTGGTGGAAAATTAAAAGACAGCCGGAGAGCATTAAGAGATGCATGGAGTAGTGATCCAGATTTTCTTTATCCTGAGATTCAGGCATGGATACAGGATAAATATCAGAGCCAGTTTGAAGCAATATGGGAACAAATGCACCAAGAAGTTCAGCTTGAGGGACATGAACTTTTCCCAAAGAGGTTCAAGAAAGTTGAGGGGTAG